The following proteins are co-located in the Scomber scombrus chromosome 2, fScoSco1.1, whole genome shotgun sequence genome:
- the mchr1a gene encoding melanin-concentrating hormone receptor 1, with product MDFFNDSNFSLGDTNSTTTAVDGTLLGSAILPVIFGIICFLGIMGNCIVIYTIMKKTKCRAKQTVPDIFILNLSIVDLLFLLGMPFLIHQLLGNGTWHFGAVMCTVITALDSNSQIVSTYILTAMTLDRYLATVHPIRFNYIRTPCVAALVIGLVWGLSLLTIIPVWMYAGLMPLPDGLVACALLLPDPVTDTYWFTLYQFFLAFAIPLSIICLVFFKILQHMSTSVAPLPPRSLRVRTRKVTRMAVAICLAFFICWAPYYILQLVHLGVHKPSLAFSYAYNIAISMGYANSCINPFLYIILSETFKRLFLRAVRPVNRKFRVNPSTTDGGSMSVRMVPEGAQQEPASGEMIPSNVASQ from the exons ATGGATTTCTTTAACGATTCTAATTTTTCTCTCGGAGACACTAATTCAACAACAACAG CTGTAGATGGGACACTTCTTGGCAGTGCCATCCTCCCTGTCATCTTTGGCATCATCTGCTTTCTGGGTATCATGGGGAATTGCATTGTCATCTACACCATCATGAAGAAAACCAAGTGCCGTGCCAAACAAACTGTTCCAGACATCTTTATCTTAAATTTGTCAATTGTTGATCTCCTGTTTCTACTTGGGATGCCATTCCTAATCCACCAGTTGCTGGGCAACGGTACCTGGCACTTTGGAGCTGTAATGTGTACTGTCATCACTGCGCTTGACTCCAATAGCCAGATCGTCAGTACATACATCCTCACTGCAATGACCCTTGATCGTTACTTGGCTACGGTCCATCCCATCCGCTTCAACTACATCCGCACACCCTGTGTGGCTGCGTTGGTAATTGGCCTGGTGTGGGGTCTGTCCCTGCTCACCATCATCCCTGTGTGGATGTACGCAGGCCTGATGCCACTTCCAGATGGCCTGGTGGCCTGTGCTCTACTTCTGCCTGACCCGGTGACTGACACATACTGGTTTACACTTTATCAGTTCTTCTTAGCATTTGCTATACCTTTATCCATCATCTGCCTGGTGTTCTTCAAGATCCTCCAGCACATGTCCACCAGTGTGGCACCATTGCCTCCACGGAGTTTGAGGGTGCGTACCAGGAAGGTGACCCGAATGGCAGTAGCTATCTGCTTGGCTTTTTTCATCTGTTGGGCCCCTTACTACATTCTCCAGCTGGTCCACCTTGGAGTGCACAAGCCAAGCCTGGCTTTCTCCTATGCCTACAATATAGCCATTAGCATGGGTTATGCTAACAGCTGCATCAACCCATTCCTTTACATTATCCTCAGTGAGACCTTCAAGAGGCTCTTCCTCAGAGCGGTACGCCCAGTTAATAGAAAGTTTCGTGTGAACCCGAGCACCACAGATGGCGGAAGTATGAGTGTGAGAATGGTACCTGAAGGGGCTCAGCAGGAGCCAGCCTCTGGGGAGATGATACCCTCCAATGTGGCTTCACAGTGA
- the LOC134000829 gene encoding uncharacterized protein LOC134000829 has protein sequence MRISTSKSESMVLSRKRVECTLRVGDEILPQVEEFKYLGILFTSEGRMEREIDRRIGAASAVMRTLHRSVVVKRELSRKAKLSIYQSIFVPTLTYGHELWVVTERTRSRELGVDPLLLRVERSQLRWLGHLVRIPTGRLPGEVFRARPTGRRPRGRPRTRWRDYVSRLAWERLGIPREELDEVAGEREVWVSLLRLLPPRPDPG, from the exons atgagaatcagcacctccaaatccgagtccatggtcctcagccggaaaagggtggagtgcactctccgggtcggggatgagatcctgccccaagtggaggagttcaagtacctcgggatcttgttcacgagtgagggaaggatggagcgggagatcgacaggcggatcggtgcggcgtctgcagtaatgcggactctgcacagatccgtcgtggtgaagagagagctgagccgaaaggcgaagctctcaatttaccagtcgatcttcgttcctaccctcacctatggtcatgagctttgggtagtgaccgaaagaacgagatcgcgg gagctcggagtagacccgctgctcctccgcgttgagaggagccagttgaggtggctcgggcatctagttaggattcctaccggacgcctcccgggtgaggtgttcagggcacgtcccaccggtaggagaccccggggaagacccaggacacgctggagagactatgtctctcggctggcctgggaacgcctcgggatcccccgggaagagctggacgaagtggctggggagagggaagtctgggtttccctgctaaggctgctgcccccgcgacccgaccccggataa